Proteins encoded by one window of Perca fluviatilis chromosome 13, GENO_Pfluv_1.0, whole genome shotgun sequence:
- the LOC120571048 gene encoding gastrula zinc finger protein XlCGF57.1-like → MITHTGEKLFSCSVCKKGFTQSGSLKKHMRIHTGEKPFSCSECGKAFTENGQLKTHMRTHTGENQFNCSVNGSRCNADEKTFSCSECGKRFGTKGSLKNHMINHIGEKAFSCSICKKSFTRSGNLQTHMRIHTGEKPFSCSVCHKTFAWHSPFKTHKCQRSSQLHQGQSEENREAEPQSGLNSSKNLSRCSADEKQFSCSDCKKRFGTKGSLTRHMITHTGEKPFNCSVCKKSFARSGHLQTHMRIHTGEKPFSCSVCGKAFTESGQLKRHMRTHTGEKQYSCSVCDQRFTCPRQLKRHKCDGRKASQLHQSQTEENREAEPPASRETQHMETEADGEDCGGPEPARNSNPHPLLQPDTGDSVVSDSWKETSKRPSGFNSLEPDVYNTHNKSFSLSEYGERFGKIWCVKRHVRIHTGENPFSGSAVQQLSLVKEEVPPEQQECSSSVDQEEPEPPPHIKEEQEELCISQE, encoded by the exons AtgataactcacacaggagagaaacttttcagctgctcagtctgtaagaaaggttttacacagagtggaagtttaaaaaaacacatgagaatccacacaggagagaagcctttcagctgctctgagtgtggtaaaGCGTTCACTGAAAATGGACAACTGAAgacacacatgagaactcataCGGGAGAGAACCAATTTAACTGCAGTGTGAATGGTTCAAGATGTAATGCTGATGAGAAAACATTTAGCTGCTCGGAGTGTGGTAAAAGATTTGGAACCAAGGGAAGTCTGAAGAATCACATGATAAATCACATAGGAGAAAAAGCTTTCAGCTGCTCcatctgtaagaaatcttttacacggAGTGGAaatttacagacacacatgagaatccacacaggagagaagccttttAGCTGCAGTGTATGTCACAAAACATTTGCCTGGCATTCGCCgttcaaaacacacaaatgtcaaCGGTCGTCACAGCTTCATCAGGGTCAGAGTGAGGAGAACAGAGAGGCAGAACCTCAGTCAGGTTTAAACTCTTCAAAAAATCTGTCAAGATGTAGTGCAGATGAGAAACAATTTAGTTGCTCTGATTGTAAGAAAAGATTCGGAACCAAGGGAAGCCTGACGAGACACATGATAACTcatacaggagagaaacctttcaACTGCTCGGTCTGTAAGAAGTCTTTTGCACGGAGTGGAcatttacagacacacatgagaatccacacaggggaaaagcctttcagctgctcagtgtgTGGTAAAGCTTTCACTGAAAGTGGACAACTGAAaagacacatgagaactcacacaggggAGAAGCAgtacagctgcagtgtttgtgacCAAAGATTCACTTGTCCTCGGCAGCTCAAAAGACATAAATGTGATGGTCGTAAGGcgtcacagcttcatcagagtcAAACTGAGGAGAACAGAGAGGCAGAGCCTCCAGCCAGCAgagaaactcaacacatggaaacagaagctgatggagaggactgtggaggaccagaaccagccaggaactcaaatccacatccacttttacaaccagataCGGGAGATAGTGTTGTTAGCGATTCTTGGAAGGAGACCAGTAAACGTCCTTCAGGTTTTAACTCTCTGGAACCTGATGTATATAATACTCACAATAAATCATTCAGCCTCTCTGAGTATGGGGAAAGATTTGGCAAGATTTGGTGTGTGAAAAGACAcgtgagaatccacacaggagagaatcCATTCAGCGGCTCAG CGGTGCAGCAGCTGTCGttggttaaagaagaggttccccctgagcagcaggagtgtagctccagtgtggaccaggaggagccagagccccccccacacattaaagaggaacaggaggaactgtgtatcagtcaggag